TTTTCATTTATTTTTCCTAATTTTATTTTACCTATACTTTTAGGTTCTTCTTTAATAGCATTTACAGGGCAAACCATAGCACATGCTCCACAACCGTGACATAGGCTTTCAAATACCATTGTTCCTGTTGGAAATACAGAAATAGCACCAAACTGACATGCTTTAGCACATTCCCCGCATTTTATACATGCGTTATTATCTACTATAGGTAATAAAATATCTACACTTTCCTCTTTTTCAAAATTTATATCAAAAAACAAGTGATCATTTGGTTCTTCAACATCAACATCTAATAACTGAACATTGTATATTTTTGATAGCGTGTATGCTAAATTGGTAGAGACAGTTGTTTTACCTGTTCCACCTTTTCCACTTAATATAGTAATTTTCACGTTCTTTTCCTCCTGTTCAATTATTCATATATATTATACCACTATATATACAAAAATGATATATTATATTAAATACTTATAAAAGAGGGTTGGAAACCAACCCTCGATTAAAATATTTTTACCACCAATTTCTTCCGTGTCCCCTACCAAAACCTCTACCATATCCGGCGGCAAAACCTCTACCAAAACCGCGTCCCATGCCAAAACCTCTTCTGAATCCATAAAATGCATTATTAAAAGGTCTCACCCATCTATATACTGGTGAAACTGGAGCAATATATCCTGGATTTGCACATGGCCCCAATCTTCTTCCGACTGGTCCTGTTCCCATTGGGCCTGTTCCATCAAAGCCTGGCATCACCTTTCACCCCCTTGAGAATATCTATCAAGTTCTCTTAATCTTTCTTCGACAAAACGCATTTCTTCTTCAAGATATCTCTTATAATCTAATAACATAGCTTTTTCATCTGATGGCCTGTAATATTCGTCATAATTTCCTGCTCCATATTCAAAGCCTCTACCAAAGCCACGTCCCCTACCAAAACCTCTTCCAAATCCTGCTCCCATTCTTCTTCCCATACCATAACCATGTCCCATTCCTCTACCGAATCCTCTTCCATATCCATAATTATCATCATAATATGCCATGTCATTCACCTCCGTTTTCTATATGTTTTTTATATATATGTCTACTTTTATTATATACATAATACATATATATGTCAACTGTTTAGATGAAATTATTGTAACATTTTTTTTATTTTATATAATTATATGGTATTGCAGATGCTAAACTTTTAAACAAATCTAAAAATAAATGAGGCTGAAAATTTCAGCCTCATTTATTTTTAGCCCCTTTTTATATTTATGTCTATCTGTGTAAAAGGTATTTCAATATTATTTAGTTTTAATAATTCAAATATTTCTGTAGCGATTTTTTTAGTGCCTTCAAAATAATCATCTTTCTTTAACCAGAATTTTATGGAAAAATCTATAGAAGAATCGTTGAATCCTGAAAACCAGATAAAAGGCTTATGCTCATTATCTTGGTAAATTAAATGTGATGTTTTTAAATATTCATTTATCAATCCAAGAAATTTCGTTAAATCGGTATTATAAGAAACTCCAAGATTAATCTCACTTCTTCTGATATTTGATGGCCAATAGTTTGTTATTGAACTGTTCCACATAGTTTTATTTGGTATTCTGACGAGCTTTCCATCAAAAGTTTTTATAACTGTATGATTCAAATCTATTTGATCAACGCTTCCAGAAATGTCATTTACCTCAATAGCATCTCCTTCTTTTATTGTTTTTGAAAACATCAAAAGGATTCCACAAATAAAATTAGACAACGGTTCCTGTATCGCAAATGCTACGATAACTCCAGATATTCCAAGACCTGTTAAAAATGGCATGAAATCCTTAAATAATAAAGATAAAATAATAAATCCTCCAAGCGTGTAATAGAATATATTTATTAAGACTTTTGATGTATTTTTGTATGCTATTGATCTTCCAGTTTTTTCAGTTATTTTCATCATCGATTTGTATGTTATTTTAGAGAAAAATTTAGTTAGTATTAAAACGATTATGCTTATACCTATTCTCAAAGAATAATCAACAATTATATTCATATCTATATTCATATCTTTAACCTCTATTATCTTTTCAATGTTCCAACTGTTCTTAAGAAATCATCTGCTGTTTGTACCGCTCTT
The Marinitoga sp. 1197 DNA segment above includes these coding regions:
- a CDS encoding DUF5320 domain-containing protein, with protein sequence MPGFDGTGPMGTGPVGRRLGPCANPGYIAPVSPVYRWVRPFNNAFYGFRRGFGMGRGFGRGFAAGYGRGFGRGHGRNWW
- a CDS encoding DUF5320 family protein, with the translated sequence MAYYDDNYGYGRGFGRGMGHGYGMGRRMGAGFGRGFGRGRGFGRGFEYGAGNYDEYYRPSDEKAMLLDYKRYLEEEMRFVEERLRELDRYSQGGER
- a CDS encoding mechanosensitive ion channel family protein encodes the protein MNIDMNIIVDYSLRIGISIIVLILTKFFSKITYKSMMKITEKTGRSIAYKNTSKVLINIFYYTLGGFIILSLLFKDFMPFLTGLGISGVIVAFAIQEPLSNFICGILLMFSKTIKEGDAIEVNDISGSVDQIDLNHTVIKTFDGKLVRIPNKTMWNSSITNYWPSNIRRSEINLGVSYNTDLTKFLGLINEYLKTSHLIYQDNEHKPFIWFSGFNDSSIDFSIKFWLKKDDYFEGTKKIATEIFELLKLNNIEIPFTQIDINIKRG